The genomic stretch ttatgccccacattgagaatggccatggagttgataaaacattcagaggagtaggtggcacgtgcaccttgtcagcataaatttggcacttatggcatttcctggcatagtggtaacaatctgtttccattgtcaaccaatagtaaccagctctaaggattttcttcgccattgcatgtccgtttgcatgaattccgaaagaaccttcgtggatttctttgatgagtaggtcgactttgtgtctatccacacatctgagcagaactaaATCAAAGTTTCTTTTATATAGAACACCACCACTTAGGAAGAAATTGGCTGATAACTTTCTTAAGGTCTTTTTGTCTGTGATGGATACATCATTTGGATACTCGTGCTTCTCAAGATATCGTTTGATGTCATAAAACCAAGGCTTGCCATCTGTTTCTGCTTCAACTGCCAAGCAATATGCTGGCTCATCTAGACGTTGAATTGTAATAATAGGTGATTCGTTAGCCCACTTGACCTTGAACATAGATgacagagtagccaaggcatcggctagctgattctcctccctaagaatatgatggaaattaatCTCATCAAAGTAGGGGATTAGCTTCATGACATGCTCTCGGTATGGGATCAAATTTGGATGGCGGgtctcccaatctcctttgatttgataAATGACAAGTGTTGAGTCCCCATACACTTCAAGAATCTTGATTCGTAGGTCAATAGGTGCTTCAAttcccaagatacatgcttcatactccgccatgttattggTGCATTGGAAACATAACCTTGCCGTGAAGGGAAGATGAAAATCCTTTGGAGAAGTTATAACAACCCCAATTCCGTTACCcaatgcatttgaggcaccatcgaacacgagcgtccatcgcGATCCTGGTTCGGGTCCTTCTTCCGGGCCTGGAATCTCATAGTCTCTTATGTACATGACGTCTTCATCTAGGAAGTTGAGTCTCATCGATTGATAGTCCTCCACTGACTGGTGCGCAAGGTACTCTGATAACACACTACCCTTAATGGCCTTCTGAGTTAcatactgaatgtcatattctgataacaacatttgccagCGAGCGATTCTGCCAGTTAATCCaggtttctcgaagatgtacttgatgggatccatcttggatattaacattgttgtatgacaaatcatatactgtctcagacgacgagcggcccatgctaatgcacaacaagtcttttctagcatggagtacctgatttcacattctgtaaacttcttgctcaagtagtagatagcatgctcttttctacccgtctcattgtgttgccccagtacacatcccatggattcatcgagtactgtcaaatacataatgaGAGGCCTTCCTGGAACCGGAGGCACtaagattggtggttcttgcagatactgtttgattttatcgaatgcactctggcaatcatcgttccacctaacggcttgatcttttcttaacaacttgaatattggctcgcaagtggctgtcagatgcgagatgaatctggaaatatagttcaatctgcccaagaaaccacagacttgcttctctgtccgaggtgctggcatctcttgaatagctttgagTTTGTCAGGATCAACTTCTATGCCTCTCTGGTTCATAATGAATCCTAAAAGCTTTCCAGATCtgactccaaaagtgcatttagcaGTGTTTAAGCGCAGTCTGTATTTCCtcaatcttacaaacaacttcttcagatgaataacatgctcctcttctgtctgagacttggcaatcatgtcatccacatagacttcaatctccttatgtatcatatcatggaaaagagtcaccatggccctttgataggttgccccagcatttttcaagccgaaaggcattaccttataatagaaagtgccccatggtgtaatgaaagttgttttctccatatcttcgggagacattttaatctgattatatcctgagaatccgtccatgaaggagaatatagagaactgagctgtgttatctaccaatacatcaatttgaggtaaaggaaaatcatctttgggactagctctattcaggtctctgtagtctacacacattcgaactttcccatctttcttcggaactggcacaatattagcaatccactgcgggtaagttgcaacagctagaaaacctgcatcaaactgcttcttgacctcttctctgatcttgacagccatgtctggtcgagttcttctcaacttctgcttgatggGCGGGCATTTCGACTTCAACGAAAGCTTGTGCACAACTATGTCGGTGTCGAGTCCTGGaatatcctgatatgaccaagcaaacacatccacatattcatgtagtagcttgactagttcctacttcacattttttttcaaagcagttcagaccttgacttcctttctatcctcctcagtccccagattgatcacatccactggttcctgatgaggttgaatcatcttttcctcttgtttcaaaagtttggtcaactcttctgggagttcgcagtcttccttaccatcctcttcagcttggttaatcgggaggtcgaagtcatagggaattatagcattgtcgtgttcaatggatccagttattaatgatctgcatggaaatgatttttctttttagaggaagattttgaaaaatgaaagtgatgtgaaataaaaattgccattttttttgttgtttatttgtttgtaaaaaaaaaaaattaaaaagatgAAAGACAGGGATCTCAAAAAATGTGCTTTGTATTGATGATAAGGCTTAAATATTAACACAAAATGGGCCCTACAAAGCTATCCATATGCCTTGGGCATGACATTAGATGTTTTAGAAAACAGTAAATTACTTTGAACAAGAAACTATATCTGGAACATTTGTTGCCTTCTAGTTAGTGAGAGCGACATCCGGAGGTCCACAAAACACCATCTTGGACAAATTTGgatcttcatcttcaagagcattcacttgatCATCACTTCGGAAACCAGCTTTGGAGAATATTTCCTGGATGCTAGGAACCTTCCCCTGATGTATCTTCTGATCTTTGAAAAGTTCAATAGACGGCTGATATCCTAATCCACACTTGTCTTTCTTCTTTGGTAATTCAATCAATGTGCCCCAACTTCCAGGGCAACCAACTTCAATTACAACTTTCACACTCTTCCACGAGGACATGACCCTCTtgggttcttcaacaagtttcggcttagtctggaccacattgaccacttcaagggcttggagagaagtttcaacaatgtcttcacttacttcaatgtatctgaaagaagtcaaatggctgacgaaaatatcttcctctccggatactgataccagcttaccagaagtaacaaacttcagcttctggtgaagTGTCGAGGTGACAACTCTAGCAGCATGGATCCAAGGTCTACCTAACAGACAACTATATGCAGGCctaatatccattacctggaaggtaataCGGAAATTTTGAGGGCCAATCAGGATTGGGAGGTCAATCTCCCTAATAACTGTTCGcttagacccatcaaaagctttcactatcaAAGCACTAGGTCTCATCTGCACCCCTTCAATATTCAATTGTGCTAGGATAGTCTTAGGTAACACGTTCAAGGATGAACCTATATCTACCAGTACTCGAGCCAAAGTAACATCTGTACACTGAATGGAGATATGAAGCGCCATATTATGTTCTCGCCCATTAGGGGGTAAATCATCATCAATGAACATCAAACAACTACTAGCATTGAGATTAGCAACCACATTATCAAACTGAATAACATTGATGTCTTTTGCCACATAAGCTTCGTTCAAGAGCTTCAATAGAGCAGTCctatgagcctcagaactcataagtagagaaagaatggagatttttgaaggagtttggttgagctgatctacgaccttataatcactcttcttgatgattTTCAAGATTTCTCTATCCTCTTCAGCAATCGCTACTTTCTTAGATGAGCCTTCTCCTGCTTCTGGAGGATTCATCTCTTTCCCTTTCATTGGTTCAACTATTGGCGCACTTTCTTTGTTTGGGATCACTTCAGGAGCGAAAACCCTTCCACTTCGAGTCACACCACTAGCTCCAACGATGTTAGTCACATCTGGCTCCTTCAAGATCACTGGTTTGTTACCCACATAAACTACAGGCTCATAGTTCCAAGGCACGACTTTGGTACTGTCAAATGAAAATGGAGCGGGAACATGGATAACCATGGGCTCAATCTTCTTCACTGGCTCTAGGTCAACATTTCTCTGATAAGGGAACACAAAAGGCTTGGGAAGCCTCTCCTGATCAAACACAGGCACAATCACAGCAACATCCTCATCAATCTTTGCTCTGGTGAACTGAATAACCCGTTGATCCATCAAACGTTGAAGACAAATTTTGAATTCAACACACTGATCAGGGTTGGATGAACACACCACACAATTATCATGTACTCCATTCATCATTTCTGCTTCCATTAATCTAGCATGGACCACTGTTAAAAGAGTCTTCAACTTGAACACATCCTTTATCAATCCATCATCAGTTGAACTTTCTATAGCATTGATACCTGAACCATCATGTTTAGGCAAAGGATTGTTCCCCACATTTGGAACATCAGCAAAAGACAATATTTTCTGATCTATCAACTCTTGGACCCGGAGCTTGAACACTTTGCAATTCTCTGTTGTATGACCCTCTGAATTAGCATGAAAGGCACATCTAGCATTCTCATTATACCAAGGCTTATGCGGCTTCGGCATTGGAGGTAATGCCCTTGGCACGACAGTCCCATTCTGAATCAGATACGGTAGCAATTGAGTGTAAGTCATTGGGATAAGAGTGGTATTCACATTATTGTACTATTGATATGGCCTCTGTTGATTTGGTCGTTGCTGCTGAACTGGATGTGGTTGATTATTCTGTTGAATTCTCTGTTGATGTTGAGGTGGCGGAGCCTGGAACTGAGGTTGTGGAGCTTGATATTGAGGTACCGGAGCTGGAATAGGAACATGAGCAATTGGACGGTAAGGCATGGTTGTATATTGAGCAGCCGCTACG from Lathyrus oleraceus cultivar Zhongwan6 chromosome 7, CAAS_Psat_ZW6_1.0, whole genome shotgun sequence encodes the following:
- the LOC127104486 gene encoding uncharacterized protein LOC127104486, whose protein sequence is MTYTQLLPYLIQNGTVVPRALPPMPKPHKPWYNENARCAFHANSEGHTTENCKVFKLRVQELIDQKILSFADVPNVGNNPLPKHDGSGINAIESSTDDGLIKDVFKLKTLLTVVHARLMEAEMMNGVHDNCVVCSSNPDQCVEFKICLQRLMDQRVIQFTRAKIDEDVAVIVPVFDQERLPKPFVFPYQRNVDLEPVKKIEPMVIHVPAPFSFDSTKVVPWNYEPVVYVGNKPVILKEPDVTNIVGASGVTRSGRVFAPEVIPNKESAPIVEPMKGKEMNPPEAGEGSSKKVAIAEEDREILKIIKKSDYKLLNEAYVAKDINVIQFDNVVANLNASSCLMFIDDDLPPNGREHNMALHISIQCTDVTLARVLVDIGSSLNVLPKTILAQLNIEGVQMRPSALIVKAFDGSKRTVIREIDLPILIGPQNFRITFQVMDIRPAYSCLLGRPWIHAARVVTSTLHQKLNWGTLIELPKKKDKCGLGYQPSIELFKDQKIHQGKVPSIQEIFSKAGFRSDDQVNALEDEDPNLSKMVFCGPPDVALTN